From the genome of Elusimicrobiota bacterium:
TTATCTAAAACAAATTAATGAAGAAGTTATTGAGTTTGATATTTTAGAAACAAGAGATGAAGATTTAAGAATTTATAATAATAAATTGTTAGACAGAAGAATGAAAGAATGTGATATGCTTTACTTT
Proteins encoded in this window:
- a CDS encoding NAD-dependent epimerase/dehydratase family protein yields the protein MKNLVLGSSGQIGGHLVNYLKQINEEVIEFDILETRDEDLRIYNNKLLDRRMKECDMLYF